AGGGTGACACTGGTAAGCCCCATCTCTTCCATCTGGGATTTAAGCAGGTTCAGTAATTTCCACTGGCCTTCGGTACTGGGCACCTGCTTGACGCCGGGCCTGGACTGGGTATCCAGCGCGACGTACTGCAAAAAACGTTCAAGTAATTTATCCATCTCACCACCCTCTTCTGACAAGCCAGTATTATCGATAAGCCGCTAATGACAAATATTGCGTCAAGTCACTTTTAACCCGGCAAGGTTAAAAATTCTGCACAATCCGGCCTTGTCTGGTGTTTTTTTACCCACCCGGCGCCCCGGTAAAATTCCCGGCCCCGCCCTTCGGGAGAGCGGGGATTTAACCCGCTATCTACCGCACAATAACAATGACTATAGCCGCAAATCATTCGCGGGATTTAATCCGCCGATTAGTGTCCCAGAGCATTGGCGATTAAGGTGGTTTGCCGTAGAATGCCAGCCCTTACTTAACCGAGTGTCAAACCCAAAGGTGGTTAATCACAAACCCCGCATCCGGCTAATAACAGGATGCGTTATTAATGGGACAGCGTAAAAAATTGAACAGACCAACACGTCCGCTCACTCCACTGGTGAAACTGGTGGATATTCGTAAAAGTTTTGACAGCAAGACAGTGATCCCCGACCTCTCCCTGACTATCAATCACGGCGAATTTCTGACTCTGCTGGGCCCCTCCGGTTGCGGTAAAACCACGGTTTTACGCTTACTGGCCGGGCTGGAAAATGTCGATAGCGGATCGATCTATCTGGATGACGAAGACATTACCCATATCCCTGCGGAAAACCGCCACGTCAACACCGTATTCCAGAGCTATGCGCTGTTTCCCCATATGACGGTGTTTGAAAACGTCGCCTTTGGGCTAAGAATGCAAAAAACGCCAGCCCCGGAGCTCCACCAGCGCGTGGTCGATGCCCTGAAAATGGTGCAACTGGACGAGTTTGCCCAGCGCAAGCCGCACCAGCTGTCTGGCGGCCAGCAGCAGCGCGTGGCCATTGCCCGGGCGGTGGTGAACAAGCCCCGGTTACTGTTACTGGATGAATCCCTCTCGGCGCTGGACTACAAACTGCGCAAACAGATGCAAAACGAACTCAAAGCCCTGCAGCGTAAACTGGGGATCACCTTTGTGTTTGTGACCCATGATCAGGAAGAAGCCCTGACCATGTCGGACCGTATCGTGGTGATGCGCGACGGGCGCATAGAGCAGGACGGCACACCGCGCGAAATCTATGAAGAGCCCAAAAACC
This Shimwellia blattae DSM 4481 = NBRC 105725 DNA region includes the following protein-coding sequences:
- the potA gene encoding spermidine/putrescine ABC transporter ATP-binding protein PotA, which translates into the protein MGQRKKLNRPTRPLTPLVKLVDIRKSFDSKTVIPDLSLTINHGEFLTLLGPSGCGKTTVLRLLAGLENVDSGSIYLDDEDITHIPAENRHVNTVFQSYALFPHMTVFENVAFGLRMQKTPAPELHQRVVDALKMVQLDEFAQRKPHQLSGGQQQRVAIARAVVNKPRLLLLDESLSALDYKLRKQMQNELKALQRKLGITFVFVTHDQEEALTMSDRIVVMRDGRIEQDGTPREIYEEPKNLFVASFIGEINIFDAVVHERVDEQRVRACVEGRECFIYVNFPVWPGQKLNVLLRPEDLRVEEVNHENDVEELVGYVRERNYKGMTLESTVELESGKIVMVSEFFNEDDPAFDHSLDQKMAVSWVESWEVVLADENLA